In the genome of Phycisphaerae bacterium, one region contains:
- a CDS encoding response regulator transcription factor, with the protein MSGETVLIVEDDPTMRRGLKDNFEFKGFHVLTAADGEKGLDAALSAKPDLLILDIMLPKVNGYEICRAVRDEGLEMPIIMLTAKGQESDVVLGLNLGADDYVTKPFSINELLARANAFLRRRRDSQPAEFRFGAFVLDLNSHRLLRDGREVETTPKEFALLAMLTRRPGRAFTRDEIISTVWGYEVLVTGRSVDRCVATLRKKIEPDPANPTWIRTVRDIGYRFETPQEPV; encoded by the coding sequence ATGAGCGGCGAAACGGTTCTGATCGTCGAGGACGACCCGACCATGCGGCGGGGCTTGAAGGACAACTTCGAGTTCAAGGGCTTCCACGTGCTCACCGCCGCCGACGGCGAAAAAGGACTCGACGCCGCATTGAGCGCCAAGCCGGATCTGCTGATCCTCGATATCATGCTGCCGAAGGTCAACGGCTACGAGATCTGCCGGGCCGTTCGCGACGAAGGGCTGGAGATGCCGATCATCATGCTGACCGCCAAGGGCCAGGAGTCCGACGTGGTGCTCGGGCTGAACCTCGGCGCCGATGACTACGTGACCAAGCCGTTCAGCATCAACGAACTGCTGGCCCGGGCCAATGCGTTCCTGCGCCGCCGGCGCGACTCGCAGCCGGCCGAATTCCGATTTGGAGCGTTCGTCCTCGACCTCAACTCGCACAGGCTGCTGCGCGATGGACGCGAGGTGGAGACTACGCCGAAGGAGTTTGCCCTTCTGGCCATGCTGACCCGCCGTCCCGGACGGGCGTTCACCCGCGACGAGATCATCAGCACGGTCTGGGGCTACGAGGTGTTGGTCACCGGCCGCAGCGTCGACCGCTGCGTGGCCACGTTGCGCAAGAAGATCGAACCGGACCCGGCTAACCCGACTTGGATCCGGACCGTCCGCGATATCGGCTACCGCTTCGAAACGCCGCAGGAGCCGGTCTGA